A DNA window from Rhineura floridana isolate rRhiFlo1 chromosome 11, rRhiFlo1.hap2, whole genome shotgun sequence contains the following coding sequences:
- the LOC133366184 gene encoding ras-related protein Rab-18-like, which yields MAQEDAALLPTLKLLLVGDSAVGKSSLLRRFTENQFEPYLNPTIGVDFKVKKMVIGDLPLQLAIWDTAGQERFRTLTPSYYRGAQGVILVYDVTRKETFAGLDSWLQELEIYTKKNVVKMLVGNKIDETNREVERKEGLKFARKHSMLFVEASAKMKDGVQSAFEDVVLRILQTPGLWNVRKENIKLAESRALKEADACGASCSVA from the exons ATGGCGCAAGAAGATGCAGCATTGCTGCCCACCTTGAAGCTACTGTTGGTTGGAGACAGTGCAGTAGGGAAATCCAG CCTTCTGCGGAGATTTACTGAAAACCAGTTTGAGCCATACCTCAACCCAACCATTG GTGTTGATTTTAAAGTGAAGAAGATGGTGATTGGTGACCTTCCCCTGCAACTAGCAATATGG GACACAGCAGGGCAGGAGCGATTTCGAACACTGACCCCTAGCTATTATCGAGGTGCTCAAGGTGTAATTTTAG TTTATGACGTCACCAGGAAAGAGACTTTTGCGGGTCTGGACAGCTGGCTGCAAGAGCTAGAGATATATACAAAGAAGAATGTTGTGAAGATGCTTGTGGGCAACAAAATCGATGAG ACCAACCGTGAGGTCGAGAGAAAGGAAGGCTTGAAGTTTGCTCGGAAACACTCCATGCTGTTTGTAG AGGCCAGTGCTAAAATGAAGGATGGAGTGCAAAGTGCCTTTGAAGACGTCGTGCTAAGGATACTGCAGACACCAGGACTTTGGAATGTCAGAAAGGAAAACATAAAGCTGGCCGAGAGCAGAGCCCTTAAAGAAGCTGATGCCTGCGGTGCATCTTGTTCTGTTGCTTAA